The DNA sequence GACTGCCGAAAGAAGAATGGTTAAAACAGGTATGGATTACGATGGAGTCATTGAAGTGCTGGAAGGACTTACCGCTGGCGAAAATATCATCACCGCCGGATTTCAGAATTTAAACCCAGGTGAAATTGTAGTTTTCTAATTCCAAAAATGACCTATTATGTCGAAAGAAAACAAGTTTAAAGAATTTTTTGCAACAAGCTGGGCTATTGATAACCGGACAAGCGTTTACGTTCTTGCGTTCCTGATATCGGTACTCGGTATGATGAATTACTATTTTATCCCGAAGGAGCAATTCCCTCAGGTAGTAATTCCATATATCATTGTAAGTACGCCATATCCGGGAACTTCTCCCGAAGATATTGAAAACCTGGTTACCCGTCCAATCGAAAAACAATTGAAATCGATTTCGGATGTAAAGAAGATAACCAGTAACTCAGTTCCTGATTTCTCTTCAATTATCGTTGAGTTTGACCCTAATTTGTCGATCGAAACGGCAAAACAGCGCGTTCGCGATGCTGTCGACAAATCGAAAAGTGATCTTCCGACCGACTTGCCTTCGGATCCTTCGATTATGGACGTTGACATTTCGGCGATGCCGGTGATGTACCTCAATATCTCCGGAAACTATGATCTGGATAAATTGAAACATTATGCAGAAATCGCTCAGGATAAGATTGAAGGCCTGAAGGAAATTACCCGTGTTGATATTGTTGGAGCATTGGATCGTGAAATCCAGGTGAATTGCGACATTTTCAAGATGCAGGCGGCAAAAGTTACTTTCAGCAACATTGAACAGGCCGTTGCCATGGAAAACATGACCATTTCAGGTGGTACTTTAACCAATAATGGTGTCCGTAATACTGTCCGGATTAAAGGTCAGTTTGCCGATGTACAAACGCTGAAAGATATTGTGGTTCATTCTTCAAGTGGCGCTTTTGTTAAATTAAGCGACATTGCTGATGTAAAAGATAGCTTTAAAGAACAGGAAAGTTTTGCCCGTCTGGATGGTAAAAATGTAATTACCCTGAATGTGATCAAAAAGAATGGTGCAAACCTGTTGGACGCTTCGGATCAGATTGTACAAATTGTTGCGGATCTGAAAGATCGTGAGTTTCCCAAAGGCATGGATGTTACCATTACTGGCGACCAGAGCCGTCATACCCGAAATACTCTGGAAGAATTGAATAACACTATCATCATCGGATTTATTCTGGTAACCATTGTGCTGATGTTCTTTATGGGCTTTACCAACGCTTTCTTTGTTGGTTTGTCGGTACCACTCTCTATTTTTGTGGCTTACCTGATCATTCCGGGACTAGGCTTTACGATGAACATGATCGTGATGTTTGCATTCATCTTTGCCCTCGGGATTGTGGTTGACGATGCCATTGTGGTCATCGAAAATACACACCGTCTGCACAAGTTCAATCCCGATATTAATATAGCGGCCAAGAAGGCGGCAGGTGAGGTCTTTCTTCCTATTTTATCAGGAACATTAACAACATTGGCTCCATTCTTTCCATTGGCCTTCTGGCCGGGAATCGTTGGTCAGTTTATGCATTATTTGCCAGTAACATTGATTATTACGCTGTTCGCTTCGCTCTTTGTCGCTTATGTCTTTAATCCGGTATTCGCCGTTTCATTTATGAAACACGAGTACGATCAGGAATTTCAGGAAGGAAGCGGTTGGAAAAAGATTCGAAATATCATGATTATTATGCTGGCATTTGCCGCTGTATTTTATGCTACGAAAGTATATGGACTGGCCAACTTCTTGGTGTTTGCGGTACTGATGATCTTGTTCTTCCATTTTATCCTCAAAAGAATGATCACAACCTTTCAGGAGAAAACGTGGCCATGGATTATGGGTATTTATGAAAGGCAGCTGCGTATGATTCTGAAAGGCGGGCGTCCGGTAATGATTTTGGGTGGAATGATCGGACTTTTCATTTTAACCATCTTCATTACAGGTGCAGTTAAACCTACGGTATTGTTTTTCCCCGATAGTAATCCAAATAATATCTACGTCTATATAAAAATGCCGGGAGGTACTGATCAGAAAGTAACTGACAGTATCACAAGTGTTGCCGAGCAGCGCGTTTATAAAGTAATCGGTAAAAATAATCCTGATGTTGAATCCATTATTTCGAACGTAACCATTGGTGCGGAAGAACAAGGATTTGCTTCAACGGGAACTCCGTTCAACAAGGGAAAAGTATCAATCAATTTTGTGGAGCATAAATACCGCACGACAGGAGTATCAACAACAGAATACCTTGAAATTCTTCGGAAAGAGGTGAAAGATATTCCGGGAGCTGAAATTTCGGTTGACAAAGACAGCAACGGGCCACCGACCGGGAAGCCAATCAACATCGAGATTACCAGCGAAAATCTGGAGAATCTGATTGCTGATGCAAATGCTTTTAAGGATCATATTAAGTCGATGAATATTCCGGGAGTTGAAGAATTGAAGTCCGATTTTGAAATGAATTCTCCTGAAATCATTGTTCAGATTGATCGTGACCGGGCCCAGCGTTTGGGAATTTCAACCGGACAGATTGGGCTTGAAATTCGTACTGCTTTGTATGGAAAAGAAATCTCAAAATTTAAGCAAGATGAAGATGAATATCCAATCATGCTTCGGTACGAAAAAGTGACCCGCGATAACATCGATGCTTTGGTGAACCTGATGATTACTTACCGGGACATGAATTCGGGTATGTTACGTAGTATCCCGTTGTCAACCGTGGCTAAAATTGATTATACATCATCTTATGCCGGAATCAAGCGACTCGATCAAAAGCGTGTGATCACAGTTTATTCTAATGTTCTTTCAGGTTATTCTGCTAATGATATTGTTCCAGTTATCAAACGTGAAGCCAAGAATTTCACATTCCATGAGGGTACGAACATCAAGTTGACCGGAGAACAGGACGATCAGGCGGAAACGGCTACATTCCTTTTGAAAGCAATGATTATCGCCCTTGGTGCAATATTCTTTATCCTGATTACTCAGTTTGGTTCGGTTAGTAAATCACTTATTATTCTAAGTGAGGTTATCTTCAGTATCATCGGTGTTTTACTGGGAGTCATGATTTTTCACATGGATTTGGTGATCATGATGACCGGACTTGGAGTGGTAGCGTTGGGAGGTATTGTCGTCCGAAACGGAATTCTGATTGTCGAATTTATCGATTCGAAGAAAGCAGAAGGCATGCCTACACGGCGTGCAATCATCGAAGGTGGAAAAACCCGTATGACGCCGGTAATTCTGACCGCAACAGCAACCATGCTTGGCTTGGTTCCGTTGGCAGTGGGTATGAATATTAACTTCACCACGATGTTTACGGAATTGAATCCACACATTTACTTTGGTGGAGATAATGTGGCATTCTGGGGTCCATTGGCCTGGTCAATCATTTTTGGATTGAGCTTTGCTACATTCCTAACCCTGATGTTTGTTCCTGCATTGTACGAGCTGGATTATACCATCAAACTGAAGATGAAAAAACGCAAAAATCTGAAACGAATCAAAGCGTTAACTAAATAGAAGGTTTTGGATAAATAAATAGGATAGGGGCTAACTCACAAAGAGTTAAGCCCCTATTTTTATTTTGATTTTGGCCGGAATAAACCTTCGTGAGTTTCTTTAATTAGATCAATTATTGGGATATTTGCCGGGCAGCGGGATAAATCTATCCTTTTCAAATTTTCTTCGGTAGGGAAATTGCCCGGAAACCAATGGTCTTTTTCCTGAAACATGTTGTATCGGTAGAGCCCAAAGTCTTTCATATCGTAGCATTTCCAGAGCGTTCTAAAGCGCAATATTTCAGGAATATTCAATCCTGATGGATCATTCTCCATTACGTATGCATCAAAGTTGGAATAAGGATCGAGTTGTTTTTGCTCATCAAGAACTTGTTTGATCTGGTCATCTTCAGGCGAAATAGGAGCGGGGGCCGGAAAAATGCCGTTGAGGTGCTCAAACTGGGCGGTTACCGGTAATCCAAAAGTTAGCGTGTGAATAGCCGAATGGCTCAGGCAAAATCGGGCATTCCATTGAATAGGATGAAGAGGTGCTGTCAATTCGGTCAGCTTTTGCGAAGGTCGGAAAAGCTGGCCTCCTTTGTCGTTGGGCGAAATAATAAACACGCCCATGTCTTTCGATTCGGCCAGATCAATCGCTGCTTTATTTCGCTGGAAAAAATAGTAATAGTGAAGGTTTACAAAGTCGAACAGGTCAGTTTCTATGGCTTTCAGAATAACATCAAGCGGTGCATGAGTGCTGAATCCGACATGTTTGATGATTCCCTCTTCTTTCATCTTTAGCAATTCTTCAACCGGACCATCTTTGGTACAGGCAGTTTCCAGCAGATTCATCGTATTGATTCCGTGCCAGGCATAAAAATCGAAATAATCGGTTTTCAAAGCTTTTAATTGACTGAGAACCATTTTTCGTGTGTCCCCGGCAGTTTTCGGATTTCCTTTAGTCATCAAAAAATACGAATCGCGCTTCACTTTGAGTTCATCGTTCAGAACCCGACCATAAACATGTTCGCTTTTGCCATATCCATGCGCAGTTTCAATTAAGTTGATTCCTTGCTCCATGGCTTTTTGAACTGTATCGCGACATTGATCAAGGGTATCTTGTGGAATTTCTTCACGTGGTTCAGCCGATGCGTGTTTGTATCTCATGCCTCCCAATGTAATTACGCTTACCATTTTGTTGGTTTTCCCGAAGCGGCGGTATTCCATTTTTGGGCGATAAATCGTTAAGTTCTTAAAATCCATATCCTGTTTTAAAAAGAATCGGTGAAAATAATCAAAGTAAACAGAAAACAGGTGGGGAAGTTTAGAGAGAGTTGCTTTGCAGAAGGGCTTGGGCAATAATCAAATCAGTAGGAGTTGTAATTTTAATATTTTCGCGGTTTCCTTCAACCATCTGGATCGAAAATCCTGCTTTTTCTGCAACCGAAGCATCGTCGGTAAATGAGGTGTCGAATTCCTGTTTAAAAGCGTCTAGAATTTGCTCACTTCGGAAAGTTTGCGGTGTTTGAACGCTGAAATACTGGCTTCGGTCGACCGAAATATTCAGATTGCCTTCTTGTCTAAGAAGCGATTCGTTGACTGGTAGTACAGGAATTGCATTTCCGCTTTTTTTAGCAGTTTCGAGACATCTTTCGAGGGTTTCTTTACTCACCAGTGGTCTGACTCCATCGTGTATAAAGACGATCCCTTTGTTCTCAATTTGCGAAAGTCCGTTCTGAACAGAATGGAATCGGGTTTTACCTCCGAAAACAACCTGATGCGATAGGGAAAATGAATGTTTTAGGCATAATTCTTTCCAGAACTGGTGTTGATCTTTGGGAAGTACAAGTATGATTTTGCTTTCAGGGTCGAAATCGTGAAAAATCTGGATGGTATGCATCAAAACAGGTTTTCGGTGCAGTTCCAGAAACTGTTTTGGGATTTCGGTTCCCATACGGCTTCCCGAGCCTCCGGCAACAATAATGACAAAGTTTTTCATACGTTCTTCCATTACTGCAAAAGTACGATTTCAGCGCAAATGCCAATAGGTTTCAAAACTGTTTATTTGCAAGAAAATCAGAAGGAAACTTGTTGCTCCTGGTATGTTTTAGCAATATTCTTTTTCCATTTGACTGCAAAGAGGTGACAACAAAAAATCCACCAGATCAATGACCTACTGGATTTTTAGATGTGGGCGGTACTGGATTCGAACCAGTGACCCCTACCCTGTCAAGGTAATGCTCTAAACCAACTGAGCTAACAGCCCTTTTCGTGCCACAAAAATATAAATTTTTTACAATGTTTCTTTATTGGTGAATAAATCGGCTAAATTTGAGATTTTAGAATCAGAAAACTATTTTTGTTTTTTAATGTATGGGGTTATTCGTGGGTTAATTTTCCTAATAAATGATTGGTTTTGAACAATTAAAATATTTCGGATGAACAGAGAAATTCGTTGCATTGGTATTCTGTTTTGCTTGTTTCTTTCCGTTTTGGCATTTAGTGCCAAGGCTAGCGACAACACAACCGGCAAATCATATGATGAAACCATCTTCGTAATTTCGAATTTCTCAGGCGTAGATGCTAATCTCAATGAAACCCGCAGCATTAAAGAACTTCTTGATCAAAACATTGGTGGTTTCAGGTTTTATCTTGAATGGGAAAAGCAGCAGAATCAGCTCGTGATTAAAAAGGCCGACGGAACTTCCATTTCGCTTAGGCAGACTATGCACGAAATCAAGAACTATCTGGAGAACAAGCCAGATAAAATACTGACTCTTTTTCTTGATTTCAGCACAAACATCAACGAGTTAACCGATATCTTTCAGGAGTTGGGTATCAATCAGTACTTGTACACATACGATGTAAAGGAAGGTTGGGCACCTGTAAAAACCATGATCGAAGAAAATAAACGATTGGTTGTTTTTTCAATGCAGGAACACCGCAACAGTCCGGATTGGCTTCATTATGTCTGGAATCATGCCGTTGAACCTTATTTTTCGATTTGGGAAGCTCCGGTTTTTAAAGGAGAATTTCTTAAAGGCGACCCTAAAAATAGCCTGTTGATCTATAACGACTACAACTTCCCACGGAAAGGCGAAAACATAAACAATGCAAAATATGAAACCAATCAAAATCCTTACCTGATTGAACACGTTAAAAATACCTGGACAAATACCGGCAAAACACCTAATTTCATTATGCTTGATCGTTACGAAAATTGGGTTGTTGGTATAGTTTCTTATTTAAAAGGATTCAAAACGATTAAGGGCACGATCACATACAATACCCAGGTTCTTGATTACGTGAATTGGGATAAAATTGGTAGTCTTACCAGCGGAAAATACTGTTTCCCTGTTGGCCCGGGGGATAATCTGACCTTGACACCTAAAAGTCCCGGATTTCGATTTACTCCGGAAACCGTTACATTTAACGAACCCAGCCAAAGTGTTATTCAGCATTTTGTAGCTACGTCGATGGAAATTACAGACAATCTGGAAGGTCATTACACCTTTGCCAAAGAAGGCCATGATTTCAGCATCAATGGATTCGATGGAAAGGCGTATAACGTTAAGTTCGGGAACGACTCGATCCGATCGACAGTTGCGTTTTTTGATGAAAAAAAATATATTATACTCCCGGGTGCCGAATCATTCAAAATTCGGGATCACGATTTTACGGTGGCCGCCTGGGTGAAGATTAAAGAGTATTTGCCCAATAAGGAAGATTACTGTATCCTTGGAACAAAGACAAGTTCCTACCAGAAGGGGATTCACCTCTTGATCAGGAAACAAAAGCCATATTTTGGATTCTACAACAATGACTTGAGGGGCAAAACAAATCTTGAGGCCGGTAAATGGTATCATTTGGTTTGGAGATACAATAAATTAAGCGGTGAGCAAGCTATATTCCTGAACGGAAAGCTGGATAGTCGTTCACTGGGGCATCCGGCATATAAAGGCCGTGATAATCTGTACATTGGACTTGCAGGTTTCAACAAGGCTTCATATATGTATGGATCTATCGATAACCTTAGTATCTGGTCAAGAGCGCTTGGCGAAGAAGAAATTTGGGGAATGAGCAAAGATGTGATTGAAATTGTTCCTGTAAAGAATATTTTAATTCTTTATCCAATTTTATCCAGGAGCCTCATTGCGCTGGTGATCTTCTTTTTAATCGTGTTTTCCTACTTTAAGATCCCTTTCCGGAAATTGAAAAAACACCCGTCAACTGCCGATAAAATCAGGAGTATTGAGAATGCCATTATTCATAAACCCGAAACAAATTACATTCAGCTTTTCGGCGATTTTAAAGTCCTTGATAAAAACGGGATTGACATCAGTAGTCAGTTTACTCCAAAACTGAAACAGCTTTTCCTGATTATCCTTTTATATTCTCAACGCAACAAAAATGGAATTTCAACGAAAGAACTGACAGATATTCTTTGGTCGGGTCATTCGTCTCAAAGCGCCAAAAACAGCCGTGGCGTCACCATCCGCAAATTGCGACTCATCATCGAATCGCTCGAATCTGTTCAGATTAATTTTCAGATCGACCGCTGGTCAATGGTTTTCGACGGTAACGTGTACTGCGATTACGTGGAGTGTTTAAAACTGCTGAAGCGGGAAAAAATTCACGATACCGATTTTAACCTGAACTTCTATCACATCATTCAGGAAGGCGAGTTATTTAAAGGTGAATCGTATGACTGGCTCGACGATTTCAAAGGATTTGTAGGGAACAATATTGTTGATGTTCTCCTGAAATTTATCAATGAACTAACTGTTGAAAACGACAATGAATTAATCCTGAAGTTAACTGACCGAATTCTGGTGACTGATCCGGTAAACGATCAGGCATTGGCCTATAAACTGAAAGTTTTGGTCAATCAGAACAATTCTAATCTGGCTCGTTTTACTTTTGATCGCTTTTGTCTGCTCTATGAGGAGCTTTATGGCGAAAAATTCTCCATGAAATTTGAGGAATTGATTGCCTGATATAAAATATGTTTTTGAGCAGGGTTAATTTTATTAAAAAATCAATTATATTGCTCAAAATCAAAGATTTTTCCCGTTTTCAACAGTCTTTTCAGGGCTGATATTAACCTGAAATTAACCTTGCCTTAACCCGTCCGTAAACACCAGCTAAAGCCTCGCTAATTGCTCGATATTACATTTGTGCAATGATTCTAATTCCAGTATTCCCGGGAATTGAGTCGATCAAAACGATTATTTTATGAAGATTTGGAATTCTGTTCGTAGTTTGTTTAGCGGCAAGAGAGCTTTTGTGGTAGTGATTTCAATAGGATTGATTATTGGGATGGTTTTTATGTTTGCCGGTAGCAAAGCCGTACATTATACATCAACCGACGAATATTGTTTTTCATGCCACGTTCATCCGCATGCTGAACAAAGCTGGAAACTTTCGCCTCACTACGATAACAAATCTGGAGTAATTGTTCATTGTGTCGAATGTCATCTTCCGCCGGAAGGACATGGAATGTTATATGCTAAAGCTAAACACGGAGCCAAAGATGTTTATGGCTATTTGTTTAAAGATTCTGCCGACTATAAATGGGCTGCAAAGCGAAAACTTGAAATGGCCAAGAAATATACGTATGTTGAATCATGTGTAAGATGTCACAAAAACTTATTCCCCAAAACACTTACTGTTGCCGGAGAAAATGCCCACTTAAATTATCTGACAAGTAAGGAAGATGTCTCTTGCCTCAATTGCCATCTGAATGTAGGTCATTTTGACCCTAACGCCAAACACGAACACGACGCCAACTTTGGAGTAAATATTACTCAGAATACACAAATTTATGCTGAAGCAACTCCGGTTACCAGTTTTGCCAACTTTACCGAAAAAGTTCCCGGGACCGGTTTGACTTTTGACATGGTAGCTATACCTGCTGGCCAGTTCATCATGGGAAGTTCGAAAAAAGAACCTTTTCATAAACCTGATGAAAGTCCGATGCATCCAGTAAAAGTTTCGCGATTTTTTATGGCAAAAATAGAAGTAAGCTGGGACGAATACCTGGAGTTCTTTAAAGCAACATCGTCGCAGGGTCGCAAAGAAGCTGAAGTGAATAAGGATGTTGATGCAATTTCAGGCCCTACTCCGCCGTGGGGTGCTCCTGACCAGGGATGGGGAAAAGGCTCACGCCCGGCCATTACAATGACCTGGAAAGCCGCAAATACATATTGCCAGTGGCTATCGAAAGTTACCGGCAAAAAGTACAGGCTTCCAACTGAAGCAGAATGGGAATATGCAGCCAGAGGCGGAACCAAAACGCCGTATTTTTTTGCCGGAAGTCCGAAAGATTATACTTCTGAAGGGTTTTTCAAAAAGATATTTGGCGCCGATACCACGACAATTAATTCATATGTAGCTTATAAAGCGAACAGCATGAGTCAGACCGTTGAACCAGCTTCAGTAAAGGCAAATGCTTTTGGCCTGAAGAATATGTTGGGCAATGTGTATGAATTCTGCTCCGACTATTATTCTCCTACGGCCTATGCTGCGTATAAAAAGGGAGCTGTTAATCCGAAGGGACCCAAAAGAGGGAAGGAGCATGTAATCAGGGGAGGATCTTTTAAAAGTGATGCCCGTGATGTAAGAAGCGCCGCACGCGATTTTACCAAAACCACCGAATGGTTGGTTACCGATCCACAAATGCCTAAAAGTGTTTGGTGGTATTCCGACTGTGTTGACATTGGTTTTAGGGTAGTTTGTGAAGTAGATGAAAATGTAAAATAGAAAACACATCCAGATGGAAAATAATAAAGGTTTAAATAGAAGACGGTTCCTGGAGTCAACTGCTCTGGCAAGCATTGGATTATTAGGTGCAAGTGTCGCCATTTCGGGATGCAAAAAGGCAAATAATGCCAAAATACTTGGATTGCCGCCCATTTTAAAGGCTGCACCAAAAGGTAAAAAATTACGCGCTGGATTAGTTGGTGTTGGCAATCGTGGAACCGGGGCTGCTTTAAATTTTATTAGCTCAGGGCCAGATTTGCATATTGTAGCTTTGGCTGATGTTTTTCAGGATAAAGTTGATGCAGGTCGTGAGAGGTTTGCGAAACTAAAGATGGAAATTCCAGCCGAAAACTGCTTCTCGGGATTCGATGCCTACAAAAAATTGATGGCACTGCCCGATGTCGATGTGGTTATTCTGGCCACTCCACCGCAATTCAGACCTGAACATTTGAAGGAAGCCGTTTTGCAGAATAAGCATGTTTTTATGGAAAAGCCTGTGGCGGTCGATCCCGTTGGAATTCGGTCGATCATTGCCAGTGGCAAAAAGGCCGAGGCCATTGGTCTGAATATCGTTACAGGTACTCAGAGACGCCATCAGGAAGATTACATTGAAACCTATAAACAAGTCGCCAATGGAGCCATTGGAAAACTTGTTTCAGCCAGGGCATTCTGGAATCAGAACCACGTTTGGTTCCGTACCCGCGAGGAAGGTTGGGACGACATGACTTATATGGTTCGCAACTGGAATAATTTCTGCTGGTTATGTGGCGATCATATTTTAGATACACACATTCATAACATCGATGTGATCAACTGGTTTGTAGGCCGTCCACCGGTAAGCGCCGTTGGCTATGGAGGCCGCGCACGACGAATAACTGGTGATCAATATGACTTTTTCAGTGTCGATTTCGACTACGGAGATGGCTTTTTCTCGCACAGTATGTGTCGTGAAATCGACAATTGCGCCAACAACACAGGCGAATTCATTATGGGAACCGAAGGATATACCAATTGCGTGAACACCATTTGGAATTTGGACGGATCGGTAAAGTGGAAGTTCGAATATCCGAAAGATGAAAACGGGAACGAGACCAGTTCGCTGAAAATTCCGGCTTACGTGCAGGAACACATGCATCTGGTTCATTCCATTCGTACAGGAGAATATGTAAATGAGGCTGAAACGACTGCAAATTCAACGCTTACCGCAATCATGGGAAGAACGTCGGCTTACACCGGTAAAAAAGTAACCTGGGAAGAAATTTTTAAATCCGACATGGATCTTGGGCCAGAGAAAATTGAATTTGGTTCGGTTGACATGCAGTTTGAAGTGCCAGTGCCGGGAACTGCACACAAAGCATAAATCGAGTAAAATAAATTAATACAATAGAATTCAATACACACGTGCTTTTTCATCCTATTAACCGGGATGCTTTTCTAAACCAACCAACACTGCCAGCAAGGGAGAATTAATCCTCCTGAGCTGGCAGTCTTTTAATATCAGGCGCGATTGAGCTTCCTTTGTAAAATGACATTTTCAAACTTAAAAACTATATCTTTAACCCACAATTAACCCTGATTAGACTGTAAGTTTCTTTCAGGAATAAAGAAAACTGCCAAAACAAACAAACCTATGTTTTCACTCATAATTCCGGTTTATAATGAGGAGGGGCTGATCGAGGAATTGGTAGCTCGTTCGGTTAAAGCGCTTGAGTCGTTTACTACAAACTATGAGATTTTATTTGTTAACGATGGCAGCGTTGACTCCACGCTCCGGAAGCTGATTGAAGCGCGAAAACAATACCCAAGAATAAAGATTGTTGACCTGTCCAGAAATTTTGGACACCAGGCGGCTTTTACTGCCGGGCTGGAAATGGCTTTGGGAAACTATGTGGCCATGATGGATGGTGATCTTCAGGATCCACCCGAACTATTAGCGGAGATGTACCGAATGATTAATGAAGATGGATTTGACATTGTTAGTGGAAAGCGGCAAGGGCGTAAAGGGAAGCGACTGAGAGTTGCCACTAATTTATTCCATGCATTTTTCAAAAAAGTATCAGGAATCGAGGATATGGAAAATTCGGGTAATTTTTCAGTCATGAACCGTTCGGCCGTGAATGCCATTGTACAGATGAAAGAAACGATCAGGTACTTACCCGGATTGCGTTCGTTTATTGGATTTAGGCAGGGCTATGTTGAATATATTCGCGAAGCCCGTTTGGAAGGAGAACCCAAAATGACTCTTGGAAAATTAATCGTTTTGGGCGCCGACGCTATTTTCTCCTTTTCTAAGTTCCCGATTAAGG is a window from the Aquipluma nitroreducens genome containing:
- a CDS encoding Gfo/Idh/MocA family protein encodes the protein MENNKGLNRRRFLESTALASIGLLGASVAISGCKKANNAKILGLPPILKAAPKGKKLRAGLVGVGNRGTGAALNFISSGPDLHIVALADVFQDKVDAGRERFAKLKMEIPAENCFSGFDAYKKLMALPDVDVVILATPPQFRPEHLKEAVLQNKHVFMEKPVAVDPVGIRSIIASGKKAEAIGLNIVTGTQRRHQEDYIETYKQVANGAIGKLVSARAFWNQNHVWFRTREEGWDDMTYMVRNWNNFCWLCGDHILDTHIHNIDVINWFVGRPPVSAVGYGGRARRITGDQYDFFSVDFDYGDGFFSHSMCREIDNCANNTGEFIMGTEGYTNCVNTIWNLDGSVKWKFEYPKDENGNETSSLKIPAYVQEHMHLVHSIRTGEYVNEAETTANSTLTAIMGRTSAYTGKKVTWEEIFKSDMDLGPEKIEFGSVDMQFEVPVPGTAHKA
- a CDS encoding glycosyltransferase family 2 protein gives rise to the protein MFSLIIPVYNEEGLIEELVARSVKALESFTTNYEILFVNDGSVDSTLRKLIEARKQYPRIKIVDLSRNFGHQAAFTAGLEMALGNYVAMMDGDLQDPPELLAEMYRMINEDGFDIVSGKRQGRKGKRLRVATNLFHAFFKKVSGIEDMENSGNFSVMNRSAVNAIVQMKETIRYLPGLRSFIGFRQGYVEYIREARLEGEPKMTLGKLIVLGADAIFSFSKFPIKVCLFLGTIGTIVFFIAGIYALVGKILGFALFGWSSTVLSIYFLGSIQLIFLGVVGEYVYRIYKESQNRPIYLVKKFYDADAE